Proteins found in one Planctomycetes bacterium MalM25 genomic segment:
- the epsF_8 gene encoding Type II secretion system protein F, translating to MPTFQFEAMDATGAEIKDVIEAPTEEEAQATIRQMGYFVTKINVKKVRKKAEASGPKKKNRGLVIGGVKGKELTTFTRQLSILQDAGLPILRSLRILAEQAKPGRLKYSLEDTCDEIEGGSTLSEAMSKSPKCFDRLYVNMIKAGEAGGALELILQRLADFKERAESLKRKVQGAMIYPVVVVTVAVGILTFIMIAIVPEFEKIFTEFGLTLPAATLFLVGLSNWTVNYWYLIPGIPVSIWLFIKLLRKFKHGRIGWDQFIIKVPIFGPLIEQNILARTTRTLGTLIASGVPILEGLTITRDTAGNAVFENMFQKISEAIREGEAIAAPMKEHSRPGFHPVALFFWFTSIPVIGGLLYILKMNQRVVDDLVVNMVDVGEETGELDTMLYKIADVYDEMVAVRTEALTKLLEPLLVIFLGGAVGFIVVSLFMPLVKLIEGLT from the coding sequence ATGCCGACGTTTCAATTCGAAGCGATGGACGCCACCGGCGCCGAGATCAAAGACGTGATCGAGGCTCCGACCGAGGAAGAGGCCCAGGCGACAATCCGCCAGATGGGCTACTTCGTCACGAAGATCAACGTCAAGAAGGTCCGCAAGAAGGCCGAGGCCTCCGGTCCGAAGAAGAAGAACCGCGGCCTGGTCATCGGCGGCGTCAAGGGCAAGGAGCTCACCACCTTCACGCGCCAGCTCTCCATCCTCCAAGACGCCGGCCTGCCGATCCTCCGCAGCCTGCGGATCCTCGCCGAGCAGGCGAAGCCGGGCCGCCTGAAGTACTCGCTCGAAGACACTTGCGACGAGATCGAGGGCGGCTCCACGCTCTCCGAGGCGATGAGCAAATCGCCCAAGTGCTTCGACCGCCTCTACGTGAACATGATCAAGGCGGGCGAGGCGGGCGGCGCCCTCGAGCTCATCCTCCAACGCCTCGCCGACTTCAAAGAGCGCGCCGAATCGCTCAAGCGGAAAGTCCAGGGCGCGATGATCTACCCGGTGGTCGTCGTCACGGTGGCGGTCGGCATCCTGACGTTCATCATGATCGCCATCGTGCCGGAGTTCGAGAAGATCTTCACCGAGTTCGGCCTCACGCTGCCCGCCGCCACGCTCTTCCTGGTCGGGCTCTCCAACTGGACGGTCAACTACTGGTACCTGATCCCCGGCATCCCGGTCAGCATCTGGTTGTTCATCAAGCTGCTCCGGAAGTTTAAACACGGCCGCATCGGCTGGGACCAATTCATCATCAAGGTGCCGATCTTCGGCCCCCTGATCGAGCAGAACATCCTCGCGCGGACCACGCGGACCCTCGGCACCCTGATCGCCTCGGGCGTGCCGATCCTCGAGGGCCTGACGATCACCCGCGACACGGCGGGCAACGCGGTCTTCGAGAACATGTTCCAGAAGATCAGCGAGGCGATCCGTGAGGGCGAAGCGATCGCCGCCCCGATGAAGGAGCACTCACGGCCGGGCTTCCACCCGGTGGCGCTCTTCTTCTGGTTCACCTCGATCCCGGTGATCGGCGGGTTGCTGTACATCCTCAAGATGAATCAGCGGGTCGTCGACGACCTGGTGGTCAACATGGTCGACGTCGGCGAAGAGACCGGCGAACTCGACACGATGCTTTACAAGATCGCCGACGTCTACGATGAGATGGTCGCCGTGCGGACCGAGGCGCTCACGAAGCTGCTCGAACCGCTGCTGGTCATCTTCCTGGGCGGCGCCGTCGGCTTCATCGTCGTGTCGCTGTTCATGCCGCTGGTCAAGCTGATCGAAGGCCTCACTTGA
- a CDS encoding Type II/IV secretion system protein, with translation MAMRRLGQVLVDMGYIDDEQLDLLVDEQKQQPGLLIGRVAMDMGLIDDEKLAQALAEQMLLEVTVPHEVKIDKEVIAMVSGPMAQMYRVIPIAFDGSTLSVAMSEPQNLSVQDELRTFLGHTIRVLVATEASINAALERYYGENTDSVESIVESLEDDQELAAAAAALEAEGPIDLTSVEALADSAPVRKLLNMVLLMAIKDHASDLHFEPFEDEFRIRIKADGVLYEMVPPPRHLAFAITTRIKVMANLDIAERRLPQDGRIELTVGGHPVDLRVSVLPTMFGESVVMRVLDRSVVNLSLTNVGMNEETMEKFRGTIVKPNGICLVTGPTGSGKTTTLYSALSELNTIEDKLITSEDPVEYDIDGIVQVPIDTSIGNTFAAILRAILRQDPDKVLVGEIRDLETAEIAVQASLTGHLVFSTLHTNDAPSTITRLKDMGVPTFLITATVEAILAQRLVRRICKNCKEEYTPSSDLLTDLELTAEEVKGKRFYRGGGCEICNNTGYKGRVGLFELMIMTNPLRDLIMENCQTEELRNAAAKEGMVTLRVAGMNAMFEGTTTAEEVVRETVMEA, from the coding sequence GCTCGCCCAGGCGCTGGCCGAGCAGATGCTGCTCGAGGTGACCGTCCCGCACGAGGTGAAGATCGACAAGGAGGTGATCGCGATGGTCTCCGGGCCGATGGCCCAGATGTACCGCGTGATCCCGATCGCGTTCGACGGCTCGACCCTCTCGGTCGCCATGAGCGAACCGCAGAACCTGAGCGTGCAGGACGAGCTCCGCACCTTCCTGGGCCACACCATCCGTGTTCTGGTCGCCACCGAGGCGAGCATCAACGCGGCGCTCGAGCGTTACTACGGCGAGAACACCGACAGCGTCGAGTCGATCGTCGAATCGCTCGAGGACGACCAAGAGCTGGCCGCCGCCGCCGCCGCCCTGGAGGCCGAGGGGCCGATCGACCTGACCAGCGTCGAGGCGCTCGCCGACAGCGCGCCGGTCCGCAAGCTGCTGAACATGGTCCTCCTGATGGCGATCAAGGACCACGCGAGCGACCTCCACTTCGAGCCGTTCGAGGACGAGTTCCGCATCCGCATCAAGGCGGACGGCGTGCTGTACGAGATGGTCCCCCCGCCGCGCCACCTGGCGTTCGCGATCACGACCCGCATCAAGGTGATGGCGAACCTCGACATCGCCGAGCGCCGCCTGCCGCAGGACGGGCGCATCGAGCTGACCGTCGGCGGCCACCCGGTCGACCTGCGGGTCAGCGTGCTGCCGACCATGTTCGGCGAGTCGGTCGTGATGCGGGTGCTGGACCGGAGTGTCGTCAACCTCAGCCTGACGAACGTCGGGATGAACGAGGAGACGATGGAGAAGTTCCGCGGCACCATCGTCAAGCCGAACGGCATCTGCCTCGTCACGGGCCCCACCGGCTCGGGCAAGACCACCACGCTCTACTCGGCCCTGTCGGAGCTGAACACGATCGAGGACAAGCTGATCACCAGCGAGGACCCGGTCGAGTACGACATCGACGGCATCGTGCAGGTGCCCATCGACACGTCGATCGGCAACACGTTCGCCGCGATCCTGCGGGCCATCCTGCGGCAGGACCCGGACAAGGTGCTGGTCGGGGAGATCCGCGACCTGGAGACCGCCGAGATCGCCGTGCAGGCGTCGCTGACCGGTCACTTGGTCTTCAGCACGCTGCACACGAACGACGCCCCCAGCACGATCACACGCCTCAAGGACATGGGCGTGCCGACCTTCCTCATCACCGCCACGGTCGAGGCGATCCTCGCCCAGCGCTTGGTGAGGCGGATCTGCAAGAACTGCAAGGAGGAGTACACCCCGTCCAGCGACCTGCTGACCGACCTCGAGCTGACCGCCGAAGAGGTCAAGGGCAAGCGGTTCTACCGCGGCGGCGGCTGCGAGATCTGCAACAACACGGGCTACAAGGGCCGCGTTGGCCTCTTCGAGCTGATGATCATGACCAACCCGCTGCGGGACCTGATCATGGAGAACTGCCAGACCGAGGAGCTCCGCAACGCGGCCGCAAAGGAGGGGATGGTGACCCTCCGCGTTGCCGGCATGAACGCCATGTTCGAGGGGACGACGACCGCCGAAGAGGTGGTGCGAGAGACCGTGATGGAGGCCTAA